The genome window CCATCCTGGTCAGATGTGGCATGCCACACACAGTGGGCATGCCACCTAACGTCGTCATGGCAGGTATGGCGTCACTCGGTCGCCGAAGTAGATGGCTAGTTGTCCTAGAATGGTGCCCCAGTTGGCCACTCGCATCGTCCATTTTCTCGTCACCTCCATCGTCGCCAGATACAGCATCTTCAACAACGACTCGTCGTTTGGGAACATGCTCTTGCCCTTCGTCGCTTTTCGTAACTGCCTGTGGTAGCCCTCGATGATGTTCGTTGTATACATGATGCGCCGCATTTCCACAGGGTATCGGTAGAACGTCGCGAGTTCCGTCCAGTTGTCTCGCCACGACTTCACACACAGGGGATAGCGCGCTCCCCATGCCTGTTCAAACTGGTCAAGCTCCATCAAGGCCGCCTCTTCCGTGGGTGCCTGATAGATGGGCTTGAGTGCTGCCGTGACCGCCTTGAAATCCTTGTAGGACACATACCGCAGCGAATTTCGAATTTGGTGGACGATGCATTTTTGGACATCGGAGCGTGGGAAACAGGCGGCGATGGCTTCGCTGAATCCCTTCAGGTTATCCGTAGAAAAGACGAGCACATCCTGCACGCCGCGCGCCTTCAGGTCATTCAACACGCCTAGCCAGAACTTCGAGGACTCACTTTGTCCAATCCAGATGCCCAGCACGTCTTTCTGACCCTCAATGTCGATGCCAATGACCATGTACGCCGCCTTGCTTACCAAGCGACCTTCTTCACGCACCTTGTAGTGAATGGCG of Alicyclobacillus vulcanalis contains these proteins:
- a CDS encoding IS256 family transposase, whose translation is MKDIHDVQSMLKDLFASTVQEMLEAELDTHLGYAKYDAKHKDTDNARNGHGAMRTVQSELGDIEIALPRDRKGEFEPFIVQKRQKYMPSIEEQVIALYARGFSTRDIQDHLQQIYGVDMSPTLVSNLTDRLLPRIHEWQNRPLHPLYTVVFLDAIHYKVREEGRLVSKAAYMVIGIDIEGQKDVLGIWIGQSESSKFWLGVLNDLKARGVQDVLVFSTDNLKGFSEAIAACFPRSDVQKCIVHQIRNSLRYVSYKDFKAVTAALKPIYQAPTEEAALMELDQFEQAWGARYPLCVKSWRDNWTELATFYRYPVEMRRIMYTTNIIEGYHRQLRKATKGKSMFPNDESLLKMLYLATMEVTRKWTMRVANWGTILGQLAIYFGDRVTPYLP